The nucleotide sequence TGATCTTTTTTTGAATTGCCACAGAGGCACGGAGGACACGGAGATAGAAAAATATATGCTCCGTGCTCTCTGTGTCTCCGCGGCGAAATTATTAAAACCCTCCTTGCTCTCTGTGTCTCCGTGGCTGATCTTTTTTTGAATTGCCACAGAGGCACGGAGGACACGGAGATAGAAAAATATATGCTCCGTGCTCTCTGTGTCTCCGTGGCGAAATTATTAAAACCCTCCGTGCTCTCTGTGTCTCCGTGGCTAGGTCCTGTAAAACCTCAATCCAATTCCAGCACCACCTTGCCGCAGTTGCCGCTGAGCATGACGTCGAACCCCTTTTGAAATTCCTCGAAACGAAAACGATGCGTCAGTACGGGCGAAATGTCGAGCCCGCTCTGCAGCATGGTTTGCATTTTATACCACGTTTCAAAGATCTCGCGGCCGTAGATGCCTTTGATCGTCAGCCCTTTAAAGATCACCTGATCCCAGTTGACCTGCGCCGAGTTCGGCAGGATGCCGAGCAGGGCGATTCTGCCGCCGTGATACATGTTTTCGAGCATGGACTCGAACGCGTCGCGGTTGCCGGACATTTCGAGGCCGATGTCGAATCCGATCATGCCCAGCTCTTTGCGGCATTCTTCGATGGAGGTGCGGGTGACGTTGATGGCGCAGGTGGCGCCCATGCGGCGCGCCAGTTCGAGGCGATAATCGTTGATGTCGGTCACGACGATGTTGCGGGCGCCGACATGGCGGCAGATGGCGGTCGCCATGATGCCGATGGGGCCGGCGCCGGTAATCAGCACATCCTCGCCGACGAGATCAAAGGACAGCGCGGCGTGAGTGGCGTTGCCGTAAGGATCGAAAAAAGCGGCGATTTCGGACGGCACCGAGGGGTGAATATGCCAGGCGTTGGCGGCCGGCAGCGAGAGATATTCGGCAAAGCAGCCGTCGCGGTTGACGCCGATGCCGATTGCGTTGGTGCACAGGTGACGCCGGCCGGCGCGGCAGCTGCGGCAGACGCCGCACACGATATGCCCCTCGCCCGACACGCGCTCGCCGATCTGGTAGCCGCTTACGTCCCTGCCCATGTCGACGATTTCGCCGACGAACTCGTGGCCGATGATCTGCGGCACCTTGATCGTCCGTTGCGCCCAGGCGTCCCACTTGTAAATATGCAGATCCGTGCCGCAGATGGCGGTTTTGGTGATTTTGACCAGCAGGTCGTTATTGCCGATCTTGGGGATCGGCACCTCTTCGAGCCACAAGCCCTCGCGCGCTTCTTTTTTGACCAAAGCCTTCATCGTTTTCATACCATCCTCACCCTTGCGAAAAGACGTTTTTTCTCAACCGACAATAGGATGACGACCGTCTGCTCTTGTCTGCGATCATTCTGTTCGATTTGTAAAGCGGGAAAACTGGGGGCGATAAAGAAATGAAAAAGTTGCCGAGTTTCATCAGCGGACAAGGGTGTCGGCGCAAACGTCCGCCGCCGTAAAGCCGACAAGCGCATGGTTCGCCTTTCACTTTGCTTTTGAGGCGCGCCAATATAGTCAGGCGTTTCAACTTTGTCAAGCTGTTTGCAGGAAAAATCTGTTGTGAATCGGGCTGAAAAAACCTATATTAACGCCATAAACAAAGTTTAGTCGGCCAAACCTGGAGCGGCGCATGGAAAAACAGTATGATGTAACCACGCAGGAATACATCGAGGTGATTTATCAGCTCGAGAAGGAGAATCGTGTGGCGCGGGTAACCGAGATTGCCGAACGGCGCGGGGTGACCAAGTCGAGCGTGTCCCTCGTCATGCAGCAGCTGCAGCAAAAGAACTTGGTCGACCGCAAGCTCTACGGCCACATTACATTGACCGCCGGCGGCAGGCGCTTGGGCGCCAGGCTGATGAAACGTCATGAGGTCCTTGCGCGGTTTTTGCGGGAGGTGGTCGGCGTTTCGGCGCAGACGGCGGAACAGGATGCCTGCATCCTTGAGCATGTGATCAGTAATGAATCTTACAATGCCATGCGTCGCCTGCTGGATGGGATCAAGGACTCGCCCGAGGCCGAAGAGCGTTTGGCCGCCTGGAGGCAGCGTGGAGAGCAGACGTCACGCCCGCGCGAAGATGGCTCTGCAAAAGAAAGGTCGGACAAATGACTCTCGATAAAGCAAAAGCCGAGCAAAAATTGCGCATCGTACGCATTCACGGCGGACATTTGCTGCGCGATCGCCTGTACCAGATGGGGCTTTTTGAAGGCACAAATATCGCGGTCAAGCAGATTTCACGGCTGGGCGGGCCGCTGCTCATCGAATGCGGCGGTTCGCGCATTGCCCTCGGCAGAGGCATGGCCCGACAGATCGACGTCGAAGAGATCGAGAGCAATGCCCTTTCAAACGAGAAATAATGACTTTGACTCGCGCCATCCGCATCCGGTCATCGTGCTTGCCGGCCAGCCGAATTGCGGCAAGAGCACGATTTTCAACCATGTTGCCGGCTATCTTTCCATAACCACCAATTTCCCCGGCGTCACCGTTGAATACCTGCGTTCGCACGTCGTCGTTGCCGGTCGGACCTGCAATCTGGTCGATCTGCCCGGCGTCTACTCGCTGACGGCGCTCGATCCGGCTTCCATAGAGACCAAAAAGTATCTCTTGGAGAAGAGAGTCGATGTGATCGTCAACGTCGTCGACGCCTCGGTGCTCAGCCGCAGCTTGGAGCTGACCCTGCAGCTGCTCGAGCTGGGTCGGCCCATGGTGCTGTGCCTGAACATGATGGACGAAGCCGAGCGCAAAGGCATCTCGATTGACGTCGCCAAGCTCTCGCAGCTTTTGGGCATTCCGGTAATTCCGGCGGTGGCGACGCGCGGTACGGGCTTGGAGGAGCTGTTTGCCGCCGCGTTCGAACTGATCCAAAACCCGCAGTCGGCTCCTCCGCAAAAGCTGAGCCGCCATGTCGAAAGCAAAGTCGAAGAGCTGATCGCCGAGTCGGGCGACCATTTTTCGTCTGCGCCCAGCTCGCGACTGGTGGTGATCAAGCAGCTCGAAGACGACTCCTATTTCGCGCAAAAATATCCCGCTGATGCCGAGTGGCGCCGTCGCTTGGCGCAGGTACGGCAGGAATTGGGAGAAGAGCACGGCGAAACCTCGGCGGCGGTGATTGCCATGGAGCGGCACCATTGGGCGATGAAAATCTTTGAGCAGGTTGCCCAAGTGACGCCGCGCCGCCGCACAGGGCTGGATTACCTCGACGATCTGACCACTCATCCCATCGTCGGCTACGGTTTGATGACCCTTTTGCTGTTCGCCTTTTTCGTCGCCGTCTTTCGCCTCGGGGCTTGGGTCGAAGGGCCGCTGCTGCGATTCCTGGCGAAATTTTCACAAGCGGTCATTGCCTGGAGCGGCCTGAGCGGGACTGCCGAAACGATCGCCGTCGGCGCTCTCCAGGGATTCACCGGCGGCGTCGCCGTCGTCCTACCCTACCTCTTTCCGTTTTTGCTGGCCATGGCGTTCATCGAAGACATCGGCTATTTGCCGCGCATCGCCTTTCTCATGGACGGCCTGATGCACCGAATGGGCCTCCACGGAACGGCCGTAGTGCCGACGATCCTCGGCTACGGCTGCAGTGTCCCGGCGGTAATGGCCGCCCGCATCCTTCCGTCGGCGCGCGATCGTTTCATCGCTTCGGTGATCGCCGTTCTCGTCCCCTGCTCGGCGCGTATGGTGGTGATCATGGGATTGGTCGGTTACTATTTGGGCGGAGCGGCCGCTTTTGCCGTCTATCTCCTCAACGCCGGAGTCGTCATCCTCACCGGCGCCGCACTGTCACGGCTCATGCCCGAAGATTCGCCGGGACTTGTTCTGGAAATGCCCTCCTTTCGTCTTCCAAAACTGAAGGTCCTGCTGGCAAAGACTTGGCTCAGACTCAAGGAGTTCATTTTGATTGCCTGGCCGCTCCTCATCGTCGGCAGCGCCCTTTTAACCGGCATCGAATTGCTGGGCGGGACCCCGTTCATCAACCGCTTGACGGCACCGCTCATGAAGCTGCTCGGACTGCCTGAATCCATCGGCATGACTCTGCTGTTCGGCGTGCTGCGCAAAGAACTGACCCTGCTCATGCTTTTTCAGGCCTTGGGAACCCAGAACGTCGCCGCCGTCATGAGCCCCTCGCAAATCTTGACCTTTACCCTCTTTGTCGTCTTTTACCTGCCCTGCATGGCGACGCTTGGAATTATGGCGGCGGAATTGGGGTGGAAGAGGACCGCAGCCGGAGCCGGCGTCTCGTTTATCATCGCCGTGCTCATCGCCTTGGCTGCAAGGATCGTCACCGGCCTCATTTTTTGAATAAAGATCGCTTTTTATCCGCCGTCAGCTTTTTGCCATAGTTCAATTGCGAATCCGTCGTGAGCATGGGGAAGGGAGGGACCACCATCGCGTAGGGCTGATCGGTGTACACGGCAAAGAGATCGATGCGCGTCAGCGGGATAGTTTCCAACAGATCGGTGTTGATCTCGATGAGCGGAGAATATTTCGTCTGCAGCGAATCGATGAGCGGGTTGAGATCCTGCTCGATGATCGACAGAAAGCGATTGGGAAATTCTTCGAGCTTGCCCAAAGCGGCCAGATATTCGTTGCGCGCCGCTTCCGCCAGATAGGCGTCGCGCCACATGGCGGTGCGCTGCTGCACGTAGGGGTGCTTGTCGAACCCTTCGCGATAAGCCTGCCGCGTGATGTACTTGTCGCGAATGATGTCGACCAGCGCCAGTTTGAGCTGCTCGGCAAACTCGTTTTTCGCCATGCGCCGCTTGCGAAAATGCAGCGGATGCAGCAGCAGCTCGCGGTCCAGGTCGCCGATCGTCCACACCTTGCCGTCGACCGTCAACAGCGGCCGATCCTTCCAATTCTGCAGGCGAAGCGAGAGCGAATCGATCGGCAGATCGTCGCCGCCGGCTTTGCCCCACACCAATTTTTTCATCGCGATCTCTTTTTGCTCGCCGGGCGGAAAATAGATCGGCCCCAGCAGATTGACCAGCTCGACGAACGTCTCGGGATTGAATTCGACCTTTTTCCCCTTCATCAGCTTGACGACATAGCTGCGAAACGCCTGCTCGGCATATTTGAACGTCAAATGCTCGGTAACGTCGCGCGAACGGTTCTGCACCGCCTGAGTGCTGAGATCGATCTTTTCCGTCCAGCCGTCGACCACCAGCCATAGGAACTCGTTTTCGATCTGCAGCGGGCCGATCAGCTGCCCCGGCTTGACCGGCTGTTCATAGAGCGCCTGCTTGACCTGGTGGATTTCTTCGCCGGCAAACTCGACCTTGCGGGTCGGCAGGCGATCGATGCCGAAAAACTTGCGCGCCGTCTCTTCGAACGGCTGCTTCTCGTGAAGGACTTTTTGCACCAGCAGATCGTTGACGGCTTTGTTCTTGGTGGAAAGGTAGCGAATCTCATAGGTGCGTGCGGCCAGATCGTAGACGCGCCGCACCTCCTGCGGATCGAGCTTGATCGGCTCGTAAAAATGCCGGCGATAGAACATCTGCCGCATGGCCTGCTCTTTTTGACCCTGGACAAAGAGCCGGAACCGCTCATTGCGCGCCAATTCGGTCGACTCGCCGCGGTCGCGGGCGAGCAGTGCCTCGGCGATAAGAGAATTCAGAATGATCTTTTTGTGCACATAGTAATCCATCTTGGCGTACGGCGGCCGGATGGTGTATTCGGCGCGTTCGAGAAACTCCCTTTCGGTGATGACGCGATCTCCGAGCCGCGCCATGATTCGTTCCTGCGGCGCCTCTTTTCGGGCGCAGAATAAAAGCAAGCCCAATAAGGTGAAAAGGTAAAAACTCTTTTTGCGCATCGATCAGTCCTTTATCCTTTCCGATAATGTTTAAGATAAAGGAAAAGCGGCAAAAAGGCAATAGCCGGTGCGGCAGAAACGGCTTGTGCCCTGAATAAAAAAGCAGCTTTGCCGAGAATTGCCGATAGGCGGTTCCCTGCTGAAGGAAATATTGCGATTTGCAGCTGCCGATGCAAGGGAGCTGCCGTAAAATCTTGTGCTAAGGCTGCCTCATCGGCGCGGACTTTTGCGCAGACGCGTGGTTAATGGATGCGAATCGAGGTCAGGCGGGTCGTAATCAGCCTTTTACAGCGGAAGAGATGCGCTTCAACCGGCGTTTTGAATAAAGCAGAGCCGTTCAACGGAGGGAAGAGGCGACCAACTGCATACGGTAAGGCTTGCAGGCGGGAGCCGGAAAAAAGCGGCCTTCGATCGCTTCTACAGGCGAGGAGTTTGTTCAGGTTCAGGAACAGATTTTCCCCTATCGGCGTTCTGATGCCGAAACTGCAGGAGAAATGCTGTTCATGGAAGCCGAGAGCGGACCTTTTCTGTGTCCGCCATAAGGCAGGCGGTTGCCCGCTGTCCTTTTCCGACGGCCGATTGCGTTTTGCTCGGCGGAAGCAGCCGCCCATTACCATGGAAAGGCATTGAGTTGAGGGAGGGATGCATGTGCCCTACAAGCGTATCTGCGCCGTATAGCGGGTGCAGGAATTGGATCCGCTTGTGTTAAAGGATTTATTCGGCATAGCTCTCAAACAAAGCGAAGCATAAAAAGTTGACGAGTTCCGGAGGTGCGTTATGATAGCAATCGAAAGTCAACTGCAGACGCTGCGCAAATGGAGCGAGGCTGCTGAAAACAATGTTCTGACGATCTACGCCGACGTCAATCCGGCCAAACCGGAAAACGCCAATCGCGCCTGGCTGACGCGAATCAAAAATGCGCTGAAAGACATGCCCGAGATTCGCGACCGCCAGGGTAAACGCGATCAGCCTTTGTATGATCAGGTGCTCGAACTGCTGGAAATGGAACGTCCCGAGGCGCGCACGATCGCTCTCTTTGCCCATCGCGAGCCGCACGGCCGGCTCTATGCCGAGCGGCTGGATCTGCAGATCGAGCTGCCGGTCGTGGATCTTGGGCACGGCCGCATCGAGGCGCGTTACGGCGCACCGTACATGACGCCGTTATGGTTTGCGGTTGACGAGTATGAACGTACCGGCATCTTGGTGCTGGCGGCCGGACAGTGGCGCTTTTTTGAGGTT is from candidate division KSB1 bacterium and encodes:
- the tdh gene encoding L-threonine 3-dehydrogenase, with the translated sequence MKALVKKEAREGLWLEEVPIPKIGNNDLLVKITKTAICGTDLHIYKWDAWAQRTIKVPQIIGHEFVGEIVDMGRDVSGYQIGERVSGEGHIVCGVCRSCRAGRRHLCTNAIGIGVNRDGCFAEYLSLPAANAWHIHPSVPSEIAAFFDPYGNATHAALSFDLVGEDVLITGAGPIGIMATAICRHVGARNIVVTDINDYRLELARRMGATCAINVTRTSIEECRKELGMIGFDIGLEMSGNRDAFESMLENMYHGGRIALLGILPNSAQVNWDQVIFKGLTIKGIYGREIFETWYKMQTMLQSGLDISPVLTHRFRFEEFQKGFDVMLSGNCGKVVLELD
- a CDS encoding metal-dependent transcriptional regulator; this translates as MEKQYDVTTQEYIEVIYQLEKENRVARVTEIAERRGVTKSSVSLVMQQLQQKNLVDRKLYGHITLTAGGRRLGARLMKRHEVLARFLREVVGVSAQTAEQDACILEHVISNESYNAMRRLLDGIKDSPEAEERLAAWRQRGEQTSRPREDGSAKERSDK
- a CDS encoding ferrous iron transport protein A, giving the protein MTLDKAKAEQKLRIVRIHGGHLLRDRLYQMGLFEGTNIAVKQISRLGGPLLIECGGSRIALGRGMARQIDVEEIESNALSNEK
- the feoB gene encoding ferrous iron transport protein B, with the translated sequence MPFQTRNNDFDSRHPHPVIVLAGQPNCGKSTIFNHVAGYLSITTNFPGVTVEYLRSHVVVAGRTCNLVDLPGVYSLTALDPASIETKKYLLEKRVDVIVNVVDASVLSRSLELTLQLLELGRPMVLCLNMMDEAERKGISIDVAKLSQLLGIPVIPAVATRGTGLEELFAAAFELIQNPQSAPPQKLSRHVESKVEELIAESGDHFSSAPSSRLVVIKQLEDDSYFAQKYPADAEWRRRLAQVRQELGEEHGETSAAVIAMERHHWAMKIFEQVAQVTPRRRTGLDYLDDLTTHPIVGYGLMTLLLFAFFVAVFRLGAWVEGPLLRFLAKFSQAVIAWSGLSGTAETIAVGALQGFTGGVAVVLPYLFPFLLAMAFIEDIGYLPRIAFLMDGLMHRMGLHGTAVVPTILGYGCSVPAVMAARILPSARDRFIASVIAVLVPCSARMVVIMGLVGYYLGGAAAFAVYLLNAGVVILTGAALSRLMPEDSPGLVLEMPSFRLPKLKVLLAKTWLRLKEFILIAWPLLIVGSALLTGIELLGGTPFINRLTAPLMKLLGLPESIGMTLLFGVLRKELTLLMLFQALGTQNVAAVMSPSQILTFTLFVVFYLPCMATLGIMAAELGWKRTAAGAGVSFIIAVLIALAARIVTGLIF